From a single Azospirillum humicireducens genomic region:
- a CDS encoding methyltransferase domain-containing protein — MMLERFINILRAPEGGRPLDLEVIMRDQEHIQTGILRDGDRAWFPIINGVPVLLAGSLRPSDNDFAAQHGLASLSETFISKDLSAEQRTMDSFSDKWRRFKRYGLEPEHQEFFFSWYCAKLGLPDMHALKRFYRKRQRVLEVGPGSGFNTRFIAEQCSGDVVALDISDAAYTTHNNIRDLDNCVSVRGDILLPPFAPESFDLIIADGVLHHTSDTNAALRSALNLLQPGGQMFFYVYRKMGAARQFVDQHIRAAFSELDPEQCYEACTAITELGRALSDLNINITLDKPIDILGIPAGSHNIQRLLYYNFMKCFWNDSFDFETNNMINYDWYHPHYAWQHDETEVREWLEELGISDYSFNPANPNGLSILLRKPE, encoded by the coding sequence ATGATGCTGGAACGTTTTATAAATATTCTGCGCGCACCAGAAGGTGGAAGACCTTTGGATCTTGAAGTAATTATGCGAGACCAAGAACATATACAAACTGGAATTTTAAGAGATGGGGATAGAGCATGGTTCCCTATCATCAATGGTGTTCCAGTTCTGTTAGCGGGATCCTTGCGTCCTTCTGACAATGATTTTGCTGCTCAGCATGGCCTTGCTTCCCTATCCGAAACTTTCATTTCGAAAGACTTGTCTGCTGAACAACGAACGATGGACAGTTTTTCTGATAAATGGCGCCGCTTCAAACGCTATGGCTTGGAGCCGGAACATCAGGAATTCTTTTTCTCCTGGTATTGCGCAAAACTAGGGCTACCTGATATGCATGCCTTGAAACGCTTCTATCGGAAAAGACAGCGGGTTCTAGAGGTCGGTCCAGGATCGGGGTTCAATACCCGTTTTATTGCAGAGCAATGCAGCGGTGATGTGGTTGCACTGGATATTTCTGATGCAGCCTATACCACTCACAATAATATCCGTGATCTGGACAACTGCGTCAGTGTCCGAGGAGATATTCTGCTTCCACCTTTTGCCCCGGAAAGCTTCGATCTCATCATTGCGGATGGTGTACTCCATCATACTTCGGATACAAACGCCGCTCTGCGTTCGGCTCTTAATTTGTTGCAGCCAGGTGGACAGATGTTCTTCTATGTCTATCGCAAAATGGGAGCAGCTCGCCAATTTGTTGACCAACATATTCGCGCGGCCTTCAGTGAGCTTGATCCTGAACAATGTTACGAGGCATGTACTGCCATTACCGAGCTTGGCCGTGCTCTTTCCGATTTGAATATCAATATTACACTTGACAAGCCAATTGATATTCTTGGCATCCCTGCAGGAAGTCATAACATTCAAAGACTATTATATTATAACTTCATGAAGTGCTTTTGGAACGATTCTTTTGATTTTGAAACAAATAATATGATAAATTATGATTGGTACCATCCTCATTATGCATGGCAGCATGATGAGACCGAAGTCCGAGAATGGCTGGAGGAACTCGGGATCTCGGACTATAGCTTTAATCCTGCCAATCCTAATGGGCTGTCCATCCTATTGAGAAAACCGGAATGA
- a CDS encoding NAD-dependent epimerase/dehydratase family protein yields MMGMQKHVVLTGVTGLIGRHLLPLLQEHSYNVTALVRAGKEDTYLLPPSVRPVEADLRGDFTSVLRNIEPADVVIHLAQHPGFHAFPDQAANVFSVSLNAAIHLAEFAKYSGARFLYASSGGVCGPSPEPVREDYPLRPQKELGFYLSTKMAAENLLGFFRQDMQVSILRFFFVYGPGQGNQFLFPRLITSISEGKPITLANGCGPRLNPIHASDAAKAVMAAVISMPEILHIAGPEVKTLKSICEILGDLLKRSPVFIDKPPPALDYIADTALMERLCGQATGLRAGLTALINNKSEKPPV; encoded by the coding sequence ATGATGGGTATGCAAAAGCATGTGGTGCTAACCGGAGTCACAGGCCTGATCGGTCGGCACTTGTTGCCTCTGCTGCAAGAGCATTCCTACAATGTGACCGCTCTAGTTAGGGCAGGAAAGGAAGATACTTATCTCTTACCTCCCAGCGTTCGTCCGGTGGAAGCCGATCTGCGTGGCGATTTTACTTCAGTTTTGCGGAATATTGAGCCTGCTGATGTCGTGATTCACTTAGCTCAACACCCTGGATTTCATGCTTTTCCGGATCAAGCTGCGAACGTTTTCTCTGTTTCTTTAAATGCAGCCATTCACCTAGCCGAGTTCGCCAAATACAGTGGGGCACGCTTCCTTTACGCTTCATCTGGGGGGGTATGTGGTCCGAGTCCGGAGCCAGTTCGGGAAGATTATCCTCTGCGGCCGCAAAAGGAATTAGGATTTTATTTGTCCACAAAAATGGCCGCAGAGAATCTCTTAGGGTTTTTTCGCCAGGATATGCAAGTTTCGATACTTCGCTTCTTCTTCGTTTATGGGCCCGGACAGGGAAATCAATTTTTGTTTCCTAGGCTGATCACATCTATTAGCGAGGGTAAGCCAATTACTCTTGCTAATGGATGTGGACCACGTCTCAACCCAATTCATGCGTCTGATGCCGCCAAAGCGGTCATGGCGGCAGTGATATCAATGCCGGAAATCCTGCATATAGCGGGACCGGAGGTGAAAACCTTAAAGAGCATTTGTGAAATACTGGGTGATCTCTTAAAGCGTTCTCCTGTCTTTATCGATAAGCCCCCCCCTGCGCTTGACTATATCGCGGACACGGCCTTGATGGAACGGTTGTGTGGCCAAGCAACCGGACTGCGCGCCGGCCTGACGGCTCTGATCAATAATAAGTCAGAGAAGCCACCGGTGTAA
- the asnB gene encoding asparagine synthase (glutamine-hydrolyzing) → MCGVVALINLAGRSVSPDVVQAMTRALAHRGPNAEGVWCDGEIGLGHRRLSILDLSPRANQPLHSTDGELVVSYNGEIYNFQELRRLLEEEGAIFTTNTDTEVLLWGYRFWGIEPLMRRINGMAALAIVDRRRRRMILARDRYGIKPLYLWRHGSTLAAASEIKAFMAHPDFRVTLNQEALNEYFTFQNLFRQHTLFQGVDMLPAGTIMEIEANGHDRQYQYWDFDFSKPDNRMEAAAAAEETRRHLQQAVERQLLSDVPVGAYLSGGIDSGALVAIASQHVPRLATFTAGFEMSSVEGIEKTFDERRNAELMAHACQTEHYEQVMNAGDIRWALPRVVWHLEDLRLGMCYPNYYIARLASKFVGGCLSGAGGDELFGGYPWRYFRVLNPANEKFYLRSYYEFWQRLMLQSERQSMFQSGSFRDAASKDMLEVFSGVFPDTGHLSLLTPEEQISNTFYFECKTFLSGLLIVNDKLSMASGLEERVPFLDNDLVSLAQKIPVHLKLPDLEQFRFIDEDLFSKRILAQNTYNTGKSVLRSALQGFLPTEVVSRPKQGFSAPDGSWYQGENASYVRNFLLSEKLIMSDFIRPDFVRRIVDEHTGRIANHRLLIWSFLCFEWWCRIFLNGERPVS, encoded by the coding sequence GTGTGTGGGGTTGTTGCACTAATCAACTTGGCCGGTCGTTCCGTTTCACCGGATGTCGTTCAGGCTATGACCCGAGCTTTGGCCCACCGCGGCCCTAACGCTGAAGGGGTTTGGTGTGATGGAGAAATTGGCCTTGGACACCGGCGTCTATCCATTCTCGATCTAAGCCCTCGGGCTAATCAACCGCTCCATTCGACAGACGGTGAGCTGGTCGTTTCCTACAATGGCGAAATCTATAATTTTCAAGAACTGCGTCGGCTTTTGGAGGAGGAAGGAGCAATCTTTACAACCAATACCGATACTGAGGTTCTGCTGTGGGGGTATCGTTTTTGGGGGATTGAACCCCTTATGCGGCGGATCAATGGCATGGCAGCCCTAGCCATTGTTGACCGTCGGCGTCGACGTATGATTTTGGCCCGTGACCGCTACGGCATCAAACCTCTCTACCTTTGGCGACACGGCTCTACTCTAGCGGCCGCTTCTGAGATCAAAGCATTCATGGCCCATCCAGATTTTCGCGTAACTTTAAACCAGGAAGCTTTGAACGAGTATTTCACTTTCCAGAATTTATTCCGCCAACACACCCTGTTTCAGGGAGTGGATATGCTGCCGGCGGGAACCATCATGGAAATTGAAGCCAATGGCCATGACAGGCAGTATCAATATTGGGATTTTGATTTTTCAAAGCCTGACAATAGGATGGAAGCGGCGGCGGCGGCTGAAGAAACCCGTCGCCATCTGCAGCAGGCTGTCGAACGTCAACTTCTGTCGGACGTACCTGTCGGAGCTTATTTGTCTGGCGGTATCGATTCCGGCGCTCTTGTCGCGATTGCGTCGCAGCATGTTCCGAGGTTGGCGACTTTTACCGCTGGTTTTGAGATGTCAAGTGTCGAAGGTATTGAAAAGACCTTTGATGAACGGCGCAATGCCGAACTGATGGCCCATGCTTGCCAGACAGAACATTACGAGCAGGTGATGAATGCTGGAGACATCCGCTGGGCTTTGCCGCGTGTGGTCTGGCATCTGGAAGATTTGCGTCTTGGAATGTGTTATCCTAATTATTACATAGCTCGACTGGCGTCTAAATTTGTGGGAGGCTGCCTATCTGGAGCTGGTGGAGATGAATTGTTCGGAGGATATCCTTGGCGGTATTTCCGGGTACTGAATCCAGCTAATGAAAAATTTTACCTCAGATCTTACTATGAGTTCTGGCAGAGACTGATGCTACAGAGTGAACGGCAAAGCATGTTTCAATCCGGCTCATTTCGAGATGCTGCAAGCAAGGATATGCTGGAGGTTTTCAGCGGGGTTTTCCCAGATACTGGGCATCTTAGCCTATTGACTCCAGAAGAGCAGATATCTAATACATTTTACTTCGAATGCAAGACATTTCTTTCAGGACTTCTTATTGTCAACGATAAACTTTCCATGGCCAGCGGGTTGGAGGAACGGGTACCGTTTCTGGATAACGACTTGGTCTCACTTGCACAGAAAATTCCTGTCCATTTGAAGCTTCCCGACTTGGAGCAATTCCGATTCATTGATGAAGATCTGTTTAGCAAGCGCATCCTTGCCCAAAATACTTATAATACAGGCAAGAGCGTCTTGCGTAGCGCTCTTCAAGGATTTCTACCTACCGAAGTTGTTTCTCGGCCAAAACAAGGCTTCTCTGCACCCGACGGATCCTGGTATCAAGGAGAGAATGCCTCATATGTGCGCAATTTCTTACTGTCGGAAAAACTGATCATGAGTGATTTTATCCGGCCTGATTTCGTGCGGCGGATTGTGGATGAACATACTGGTAGAATCGCAAACCACCGCCTGTTGATATGGTCATTCCTTTGCTTTGAATGGTGGTGTCGGATTTTTCTGAATGGAGAGCGTCCCGTTAGTTGA
- a CDS encoding SGNH/GDSL hydrolase family protein, with amino-acid sequence MMKVHENEHNGKILFFGDSICFGEGVSPQFSFVGLVSVALESELGNRCPRIINHSINGDTTRMALDRVAKDLQAECAETVYLQFGLNDCNYWHSDRGLPRVSANAFVANLTELVIRSHQFGARKVFLATNHRTEPDGPLEHKRSPLAPNSYLENLIIYNQLIRTVADLTGSVLIDIERAWLEEESLGRTASYLNQDGIHLSRHGNDFYGKIILPFIKNSTSISA; translated from the coding sequence ATGATGAAAGTTCACGAAAATGAACACAATGGGAAGATTTTGTTCTTCGGCGATTCAATTTGCTTCGGCGAAGGAGTTTCTCCTCAATTTTCCTTTGTTGGTCTTGTGTCCGTTGCATTAGAATCGGAATTGGGAAATCGATGCCCGCGCATCATCAATCATTCAATCAATGGCGATACCACCCGTATGGCTCTGGATCGTGTTGCCAAGGATCTTCAAGCAGAATGCGCAGAGACAGTTTATCTCCAATTTGGATTGAATGATTGTAACTATTGGCACAGTGATCGTGGCTTGCCGCGGGTGAGTGCCAACGCTTTTGTTGCCAACTTGACGGAACTTGTTATACGAAGCCATCAATTCGGTGCACGCAAAGTCTTTTTGGCAACCAACCATCGCACAGAGCCGGATGGACCGCTGGAACACAAGCGTTCGCCTCTGGCACCAAACTCGTATCTAGAGAATTTAATCATTTACAATCAATTGATTCGAACGGTTGCTGATCTTACAGGTTCTGTTCTCATAGATATTGAAAGAGCTTGGCTAGAAGAAGAAAGTCTTGGTCGAACGGCATCCTATCTTAACCAAGATGGAATTCATCTTTCTCGTCATGGAAATGATTTTTATGGAAAAATCATCCTTCCTTTTATTAAAAATTCAACAAGTATCAGCGCGTAA
- a CDS encoding formyltransferase family protein: MTSTCRLLLLGRGPILKAFLEEAVSERIDLKGIDIEGFVGDDADMKLLRRLPKMAGKPIPYIPGDRREDKKILQTLKDFQIDALLSIQYSWVLSGEILEEVRGRAYNLHNAKLPDYRGHHSLSHEILNGEKFHSVTIHRMDAIVDRGSLIFEETIAIRPDETARSLGESSLSASMILLRRFCQALASGKLPEKRLTDGGKFYSRHLLEQMREIKSPASLEEISRKARAFHYPPHEPAYIIIEGQKFYVTPS, from the coding sequence ATGACATCGACATGCCGTCTTCTTCTATTAGGTCGCGGGCCGATTTTGAAAGCATTCTTGGAGGAGGCTGTTTCGGAACGTATTGACCTCAAGGGAATTGATATCGAAGGGTTTGTTGGTGATGACGCGGACATGAAACTCCTTCGCCGTCTGCCCAAGATGGCAGGAAAACCAATTCCTTATATCCCTGGAGACAGACGAGAAGACAAGAAAATTCTTCAGACCTTGAAGGATTTTCAAATAGATGCCCTATTATCCATTCAATATTCTTGGGTTCTTTCTGGAGAAATACTTGAAGAAGTGCGAGGAAGAGCTTACAATCTTCACAATGCAAAGCTTCCAGATTATCGAGGCCACCACTCATTGAGCCATGAAATATTAAACGGCGAGAAATTCCATAGCGTCACTATACATCGCATGGATGCAATTGTTGATCGCGGGTCTCTGATCTTTGAAGAGACAATTGCCATTCGCCCCGACGAAACAGCACGTTCTTTGGGAGAATCATCTCTTTCCGCTTCAATGATCCTGTTGCGACGTTTTTGTCAAGCACTTGCATCTGGAAAGTTGCCAGAGAAACGATTAACAGATGGAGGAAAGTTTTATTCTCGACACCTCCTGGAACAGATGCGCGAGATAAAATCTCCTGCTTCTTTGGAGGAAATCAGCCGAAAAGCAAGAGCTTTTCATTATCCACCTCATGAACCGGCCTACATTATAATTGAAGGACAGAAATTCTATGTGACACCATCTTAA
- a CDS encoding methionyl-tRNA formyltransferase: MIRPLRFAVLGRGKPLLTAAQRLQAAGHRLGFVATTRPAGYEGAAIGDFAMLAATAEARFAEGPSWIRDADILDWIAGNGFDLAISMNWLTVLPAQVRALFGAGVFNAHPGDLPRYRGNACPTWAILADESHVGLCIHLMSDDLDAGPVAFRERFPMAGHDFFDVWRWVEDRVPALFHNLASAVEAGTLALQQQPDNAELSLRCFPRKAEDARIDWAAPAEDILRLIRSSTRPLEGAFSYLEDGVTRVTIWRAEVCSLPFPYLAIPGQVLGTDGGLPLIACKPGALRLLDLEISGHSVPDSMSRLLLSLRNRLI, translated from the coding sequence ATGATTCGTCCACTCCGCTTTGCCGTCTTAGGTAGGGGCAAACCGTTGCTGACGGCAGCTCAACGGCTGCAGGCTGCAGGCCACCGACTTGGCTTCGTTGCCACGACTCGGCCTGCTGGATATGAGGGAGCTGCTATAGGCGATTTCGCTATGCTTGCGGCTACTGCCGAAGCCCGCTTTGCAGAAGGTCCCTCCTGGATCCGGGATGCCGACATACTGGATTGGATCGCAGGCAACGGCTTCGATTTGGCTATATCCATGAATTGGCTGACGGTTCTGCCTGCGCAGGTGAGGGCTCTTTTTGGGGCAGGCGTTTTCAACGCTCATCCTGGGGATCTTCCACGATATCGTGGAAACGCTTGCCCAACTTGGGCCATTCTTGCTGACGAATCTCACGTAGGCTTGTGCATACACCTGATGAGCGATGATTTGGACGCCGGTCCCGTGGCGTTTCGGGAACGGTTTCCAATGGCTGGGCATGATTTTTTTGATGTCTGGCGCTGGGTTGAAGATCGGGTTCCCGCCCTATTTCACAATCTGGCTAGCGCGGTGGAAGCAGGGACACTGGCTTTGCAGCAACAGCCTGATAATGCCGAATTGTCACTGCGTTGCTTTCCGCGCAAGGCCGAGGACGCCAGGATTGACTGGGCGGCGCCTGCCGAGGACATCCTGCGCCTTATCCGTTCCAGCACTCGTCCCCTTGAGGGGGCCTTCTCATATCTTGAGGATGGAGTCACTAGAGTTACCATATGGCGTGCCGAAGTTTGCAGTTTGCCGTTCCCCTATCTGGCGATACCTGGACAAGTTTTGGGAACGGACGGTGGTCTGCCGCTTATCGCTTGCAAACCTGGTGCCCTGCGTTTGCTGGACTTGGAAATCTCCGGGCATAGTGTTCCGGACAGCATGTCACGGTTGCTATTGAGCCTGCGGAATCGATTGATTTGA
- a CDS encoding formyltransferase family protein: MAGKPIPYIPGDRREDKKILQTLKDFQIDALLSIQYSWVLSGEILEEVRGRAYNLHNAKLPDYRGHHSLSHEILNGEKFHSVTIHRMDAIVDRGSLIFEETIAIRPDETARSLGESSLSASMILLRRFCQALASGKLPEKRLTDGGKFYSRHLLEQMREIKSPASLEEISRKARAFH; encoded by the coding sequence ATGGCAGGAAAACCAATTCCTTATATCCCTGGAGACAGACGAGAAGACAAGAAAATTCTTCAGACCTTGAAGGATTTTCAAATAGATGCCCTATTATCCATTCAATATTCTTGGGTTCTTTCTGGAGAAATACTTGAAGAAGTGCGAGGAAGAGCTTACAATCTTCACAATGCAAAGCTTCCAGATTATCGAGGCCACCACTCATTGAGCCATGAAATATTAAACGGCGAGAAATTCCATAGCGTCACTATACATCGCATGGATGCAATTGTTGATCGCGGGTCTCTGATCTTTGAAGAGACAATTGCCATTCGCCCCGACGAAACAGCACGTTCTTTGGGAGAATCATCTCTTTCCGCTTCAATGATCCTGTTGCGACGTTTTTGTCAAGCACTTGCATCTGGAAAGTTGCCAGAGAAACGATTAACAGATGGAGGAAAGTTTTATTCTCGACACCTCCTGGAACAGATGCGCGAGATAAAATCTCCTGCTTCTTTGGAGGAAATCAGCCGAAAAGCAAGAGCTTTTCATTA
- a CDS encoding 3-oxoacyl-ACP synthase III family protein translates to MKAIIDGIRIAGLRAVVPPQRHSFVEDPGMFTVEEAKKLAATIGVQERRVLPPPYCASDLCIAAAEGLMQQLGWDPATVEVLVFVSQDADYVLPATACIMQHRLGLPTSAAAFDVPLGCSGYVYGLWIAAKLLGGSTAKRALVLCGDNATRHLHPEDRATLPLFGDAGSATALEVDAAAPPIPVVIGTDGAGAPHIFVKAGGKRHCLIPPVGTAGRIADEEAAAQLERDSRLTLNGAEVFSFTLRAVPPLLREAMEHAGTDVEGIDRFVLHQANAFMLEHLRKRVKAPADRFVIDMQGFGNTSSASIPLAICHSMGAQLAAGPVKTLMAGFGVGWSWGAMVAELGPMPEPQVVDLSEGYPVLAV, encoded by the coding sequence ATGAAAGCCATCATCGACGGCATCCGGATCGCCGGCCTGCGCGCGGTGGTGCCGCCCCAACGCCATTCCTTCGTCGAGGATCCGGGCATGTTCACGGTGGAGGAGGCGAAGAAGCTGGCCGCCACCATCGGCGTCCAGGAGCGCCGCGTGCTGCCGCCGCCCTACTGCGCGTCGGACCTTTGCATCGCCGCGGCGGAAGGGCTGATGCAGCAGCTGGGCTGGGACCCGGCGACGGTGGAGGTGCTGGTCTTCGTCTCGCAGGACGCCGACTATGTGCTGCCGGCGACCGCCTGCATCATGCAGCACCGGCTGGGGCTGCCGACCAGTGCGGCGGCCTTCGACGTGCCGCTGGGCTGTTCCGGCTATGTCTATGGTCTGTGGATCGCGGCGAAGCTGCTGGGCGGGTCGACGGCCAAACGGGCGCTGGTGCTGTGTGGTGACAACGCCACCCGCCACCTGCACCCGGAGGACCGGGCCACCCTGCCCCTGTTCGGCGATGCCGGATCGGCCACCGCCCTGGAGGTGGATGCCGCCGCCCCGCCGATTCCGGTGGTCATCGGCACCGACGGCGCCGGCGCCCCGCACATCTTCGTCAAGGCCGGCGGCAAGCGCCATTGCCTGATCCCGCCGGTCGGCACCGCCGGCCGGATCGCCGACGAGGAGGCTGCCGCCCAGCTGGAGCGCGACTCCCGCCTGACCCTGAACGGGGCGGAGGTGTTCTCCTTCACGCTGCGCGCCGTGCCGCCGCTGCTGCGCGAGGCGATGGAGCATGCCGGCACCGACGTCGAGGGCATCGACCGCTTCGTCCTGCACCAGGCCAACGCCTTCATGCTGGAGCATCTGCGCAAGCGCGTGAAGGCGCCGGCCGACAGGTTCGTCATCGACATGCAGGGCTTCGGCAACACCAGCTCCGCCTCCATCCCGCTGGCGATCTGCCACAGCATGGGGGCGCAGCTGGCGGCCGGGCCGGTCAAGACGCTGATGGCCGGCTTCGGGGTGGGCTGGTCCTGGGGAGCGATGGTGGCGGAGCTGGGGCCGATGCCGGAGCCGCAGGTGGTGGATCTTTCGGAGGGATATCCGGTGCTGGCGGTGTGA
- a CDS encoding SDR family NAD(P)-dependent oxidoreductase: MTAACSPAAYNPMDLTGRRILVTGASAGIGRATAVVLAKLGARLVLNGRDEERLAETADRLDGDGHAIAPFDLSDLEAVPGWVKGLCADDAPFDGIAHCAGIQTLRPIRIFSAAFFDEVMRANLGSALALARGLRQKGCHAERAAMALISSTAATAASPGNVVYAASKGGIIAATKGLAVELLNDGIRVNCVVPSIVETELIERGKQKLTAEQYEHLRTLQPLGFGHPDDIAHMIAYLLADTSRWMTGSIVTVDGGRTA, from the coding sequence ATGACAGCCGCTTGCTCCCCGGCCGCCTACAACCCCATGGACCTGACCGGCCGCCGCATCCTGGTGACCGGGGCGTCGGCCGGGATCGGCCGGGCGACGGCGGTGGTGCTGGCGAAGCTGGGCGCCCGGCTGGTGCTGAACGGCCGCGACGAGGAACGGCTGGCCGAAACAGCCGACCGGCTGGACGGCGACGGCCACGCCATTGCCCCCTTCGACCTGTCCGATCTCGAAGCCGTGCCGGGCTGGGTGAAGGGGCTGTGCGCCGACGACGCACCCTTCGACGGCATCGCCCATTGCGCCGGCATCCAGACCCTGCGGCCGATCCGTATCTTCTCCGCCGCCTTCTTCGACGAGGTGATGCGGGCCAATCTGGGCAGCGCATTGGCGCTCGCCCGCGGGCTGCGGCAGAAGGGCTGCCATGCCGAACGGGCGGCGATGGCGCTGATCTCCTCCACCGCGGCGACAGCGGCCTCGCCGGGCAACGTCGTCTATGCCGCCAGCAAGGGCGGCATCATCGCCGCCACCAAGGGGCTGGCGGTGGAACTGCTGAACGACGGCATCCGCGTCAACTGCGTGGTCCCCTCCATCGTCGAGACCGAGCTGATCGAGCGCGGCAAGCAGAAGCTGACCGCCGAACAGTACGAGCATCTGCGCACGCTGCAGCCGCTGGGCTTCGGCCATCCCGACGACATCGCCCACATGATCGCCTATCTGCTCGCCGACACCAGCCGCTGGATGACCGGATCCATCGTCACGGTGGACGGCGGCCGCACCGCCTGA
- a CDS encoding GNAT family N-acetyltransferase → MADTAMPNSSLTFIEPTEEHAQLLLDWRTRPDIAGQMLSSVPYDVERQKAWLRRCAERDDYVHRILCVDGVPAGHVSITVTEPEWKIATFGVLMGERAGRMGAAPLNFAYMLNHVFFTMGLRKVVNHILGTNSPRLLKGQPMIGYRPVGVLTRQVMKDGQEIDLHIFEMLADDWLTVRERFRIYQDMDGREWR, encoded by the coding sequence ATGGCCGACACCGCGATGCCCAACAGTTCGCTGACCTTCATCGAGCCGACGGAGGAGCACGCCCAACTCCTGCTCGACTGGCGCACCCGGCCCGACATCGCCGGCCAGATGCTGAGCAGCGTGCCCTACGACGTGGAGCGGCAGAAGGCATGGCTGCGGCGCTGCGCGGAGCGCGACGACTATGTCCACCGCATCCTCTGCGTCGACGGCGTGCCGGCCGGCCATGTCTCCATCACCGTGACCGAGCCGGAGTGGAAGATCGCCACCTTCGGCGTGCTGATGGGTGAGCGGGCAGGGCGGATGGGGGCGGCGCCGCTGAACTTCGCCTACATGCTGAACCACGTCTTCTTCACCATGGGGCTGCGCAAGGTGGTGAACCACATCCTGGGCACCAACAGCCCCCGCCTGCTGAAAGGCCAGCCGATGATCGGCTACCGCCCGGTCGGCGTGCTGACGCGCCAGGTGATGAAGGACGGGCAGGAGATCGACCTCCACATCTTCGAGATGCTGGCCGATGACTGGCTGACGGTGCGCGAGCGCTTCCGCATCTACCAGGACATGGACGGGCGGGAGTGGCGGTAG
- a CDS encoding aromatic ring-hydroxylating oxygenase subunit alpha, translating into MEKTPPFAPAKAVPGISPAAYHDPEIFRAEEERIFRRSWVFAGFTDELARPNDYLTRRIGGLDVLVQNFDGELRGFRNVCTHRFALIHRTPRGNGMLRCGYHGWTFDRDGVPYGIPGNEANFGLDREGRCGRALTPVAVAVCGRFVFLRVAAEGPGLDDWLGVYGDVLRHASEIFVRPFDGQAMEWAANWKMGVESVLEVYHADLTHPTTFRKLVKGDWRCDYDGAHSRGVTSVSDKSARWWDGVSDRLGFRPSSVLREYDHLHLFPNLEIGFTRGAVMSVQTYDPLGPDRCALSLRLFLADPDGDAGKGGPAARRLIEEGARDLNVALLREDQEASELAFRGCRQTERPALLGLNEERIQQFHAVWREMVGV; encoded by the coding sequence ATGGAAAAGACCCCGCCCTTCGCTCCGGCGAAAGCCGTCCCCGGCATTTCCCCCGCCGCCTACCACGACCCGGAGATCTTCCGGGCCGAGGAGGAGCGGATCTTCCGCCGCTCCTGGGTCTTCGCCGGCTTCACCGACGAGCTTGCCCGGCCCAACGACTATCTCACCCGGCGGATCGGTGGGCTGGACGTGCTGGTGCAGAATTTCGACGGGGAGCTGCGCGGCTTCCGCAATGTCTGCACCCACCGCTTCGCCCTGATCCACCGCACGCCGCGCGGCAACGGCATGCTGCGTTGCGGTTATCACGGCTGGACCTTCGACCGTGACGGCGTGCCCTACGGCATCCCCGGCAACGAGGCGAATTTCGGCCTCGACCGCGAGGGCCGCTGCGGCCGTGCCCTGACGCCGGTGGCGGTGGCGGTGTGCGGCCGCTTCGTCTTCCTGCGGGTGGCGGCGGAGGGGCCGGGCCTCGACGACTGGCTGGGCGTCTATGGCGACGTGCTGCGCCATGCCTCGGAAATCTTCGTCCGCCCCTTCGACGGGCAGGCGATGGAGTGGGCCGCCAACTGGAAGATGGGGGTGGAGAGCGTGCTGGAGGTCTACCACGCCGACCTCACCCATCCCACGACCTTCCGCAAGCTGGTGAAGGGCGACTGGCGCTGCGATTACGACGGTGCCCATTCCCGCGGCGTCACGTCGGTGTCGGACAAAAGCGCCCGCTGGTGGGATGGCGTGTCCGACCGGCTGGGCTTCCGTCCCAGCAGTGTGTTGCGCGAGTATGACCACCTGCACCTCTTCCCCAACCTGGAGATCGGCTTCACCCGCGGCGCGGTGATGAGCGTCCAGACCTACGACCCGCTCGGCCCCGACCGTTGCGCGCTGAGCCTCCGCCTGTTCCTGGCCGATCCGGACGGCGATGCCGGAAAGGGCGGTCCCGCCGCCCGCCGCCTGATCGAGGAGGGCGCGCGGGATCTCAACGTCGCCCTGCTGCGCGAGGACCAGGAGGCGTCGGAGCTGGCCTTCCGCGGCTGCCGCCAGACGGAGCGCCCCGCCCTGCTGGGCCTGAACGAGGAGCGCATCCAGCAGTTCCACGCGGTGTGGCGGGAGATGGTGGGGGTGTAG